CCAAGGAGCAGTTGTTGTGGTATCTCGAGAGGTTATGCGCTCAGGCAGACGAGATGTGCTCAGCATTGGGTATTGCACGAGTGGGTGACCCTCCCATGGTCACCTCGCTTATCGATCCGGCGGCTTCAACCACGACGCACGCCTCGTCCGCGCCCGTCCCCGACGTCTCCTGCTCCACCACCAAGTCCCAGGAGGTCCTCAAGGTCCTCCACGACACGGCCCCTGCCTCCATCGAGATGGCGCACGTCATCTGTTCGATGAAATGCTCGGACGAGGTCGCCACCACCGAATTTGGCGACACGGGCCATGATGCCCCTACTGCCATCCTTCTCAAGCCAGCGGTCGACCTCAACGACATCACGCCCACCCCTCCAATGGCCAAACCGGAAGACCAGAAGGAGTACCAGGTTGTTGCGACCACGCCCTGGGCTGTCGATATCACCATCGATGTCCAACTTGCCACCCCTATACCTCCCATGCTCTCGAGGTATGACCCTGACAACAACTGCGACGACGTTGCTGATGCGTCCCTGATTTTGTTGGTCGCGCACTCGGCGAAATCAGTGCCTTCGGTTGTCCTCGTCCACGGCAATGCCAGGGTGCAGCCAATTGCACGCACAGAGCATCGACCAAATGGCGTTCATCTTGTGATGGGGAGCAAATGCTTACTACTGCCACCATTGCAAAAGGAAATCAAGCAGCAACCGTGGCCACCCCCTATTCAAGTGCAGATTGT
Above is a window of Triticum aestivum cultivar Chinese Spring chromosome 6B, IWGSC CS RefSeq v2.1, whole genome shotgun sequence DNA encoding:
- the LOC123137235 gene encoding uncharacterized protein isoform X2; translated protein: MPADKPPEWDAMSTKEQLLWYLERLCAQADEMCSALGIARVGDPPMVTSLIDPAASTTTHASSAPVPDVSCSTTKSQEVLKVLHDTAPASIEMAHVICSMKCSDEVATTEFGDTGHDAPTAILLKPAVDLNDITPTPPMAKPEDQKEYQVVATTPWAVDITIDVQLATPIPPMLSRYDPDNNCDDVADASLILLVAHSAKSVPSVVLVHGNARVQPIARTEHRPNGVHLVMGSKCLLLPPLQKEIKQQPWPPPIQVQIVEEGVVLFYDIPQSCFTDDFGYEWWPPDHQPGDYQTELSFAVHPDGEPFLNHVWDVSPHTRHQGLLLRPIPWPSFLEDHIAEGNEIQPTPWPSFAVSVPSEGTSISVCPSA